The Vallitalea okinawensis genome contains the following window.
CAAACTTTTTTCTAGGTACCATTACTTCATGACCACATCCAAGACATTTAATACGAAAGTCAATACCTGTACGTAACACTTGCCACTCATGGCTACCACAAGGATGAGGTTTCTTCATTTTAACTTGATCACCTATTTTAAGATCCATCTCTATTCCTCCTATAGTTTTTTGCGCATTTAAAAAATGCTTTGAATAATTGTTGTTGTTCACTGCTCTTAAGAAACATTCTCTCTGGATGCCATTGTACTCCAATATAGAAGGGATGCTCTGGATGTTCAATCGCTTCAATAAGGTTATCTTTACTTCTGGCACATACCTTTAATAGTTCACCACATGCTTTCATCCCTTGATGGTGGAATGAGTTTACTCTTACTGAAGTCTTTTGAATGATACCGTATAGATTGGTATCCTGCTCAAGCTGAATTTCATGCCACCCATACCATGAGGGGGCTTTTTGCTGATGTTGAATAGTATGGGTCGTCCTTTGGCTATATATATCCTGATATAATTGTCCGCCACATGCTATTCCCATCACCTGCATTCCCTTACAGATGCCTAATAGTGGTAT
Protein-coding sequences here:
- a CDS encoding gamma-glutamyl-gamma-aminobutyrate hydrolase family protein; the encoded protein is MSTYIGIFPDTNDINNKIELNKDYYNAIVNIGAIPIILPYADQVKLKDVLQIVDGVLLTGGDDIDPAFIDEEPLRSLGKVNPERDIRELSIARYCLEEEIPLLGICKGMQVMGIACGGQLYQDIYSQRTTHTIQHQQKAPSWYGWHEIQLEQDTNLYGIIQKTSVRVNSFHHQGMKACGELLKVCARSKDNLIEAIEHPEHPFYIGVQWHPERMFLKSSEQQQLFKAFFKCAKNYRRNRDGS
- a CDS encoding DUF951 domain-containing protein, producing MDLKIGDQVKMKKPHPCGSHEWQVLRTGIDFRIKCLGCGHEVMVPRKKFEKNIKAIINQEEQ